One Paraburkholderia caffeinilytica DNA segment encodes these proteins:
- a CDS encoding LPS-assembly protein LptD encodes MLGTAGCVPLAGYAQLVGASAIPEPLDGVWGLRLDPQLTEQPLRPGDKPVTAAIADSVTTTADTDVSLKGHAQLRRYASIVKGDALHYDVDTDKADAYGQVRLVDNGNVFDGPDAHFYVEANEGYISVPKYRFHLTGGWGSAQRADLVDNERTVVHHGTYSTCQCESEPAWYLKASEFDIDTGNDEGIAHNGVLFFQGVPLLASPWLSFPLSGARRSGLLPPTFSISSTNGIDVALPYYFNLAPNYDLTLTPRIMSKRGEMLTADYRYLQPNDSGTISLAWLPHDAITKTDRYSIALKQNWNFGSGFGAYVNYNRVSDSTVVTDLASGVAFPTGSTTLYQQEAGLTYSDGPWSVLAREQRWQAFTSDSTYNREPQVNVKYARYNVGGFDFGAETDATRFTISSADATQGSRFVFNPYVSYPIERPGWFITPKLAWHFAAYDLTTIGSDAPAGQPKTFDVNVPTFTLDSGLRFERSVRLFGQSYIQTLEPRLFYVYTPYRNQSYAPLFDTATADFGLAELFMPNSFVGNDRVSDANRVTAALTTRFIDAASGDERSRFVLAEQYDFRTPRVTLNTDDAVGTVARTAVIAGASYKLGAGFSAEQAVEYSQANHYLTNAEAGFGWSPASRQVLNVAYRYTRANSTLDYQPVNQFIVSEQWPLMRNVVSVARVNYDMSAHRLIAGLLGLQYDADCWSLGVAFEKYTNATSSTTSPSTGTRVLMQLQLKGFSQVDNGLLNQFRANVPGYTPATTETEPTSRFSDYP; translated from the coding sequence ATGCTGGGTACGGCGGGATGCGTGCCGCTCGCCGGATATGCGCAACTAGTCGGCGCGTCTGCGATTCCTGAACCGCTCGACGGCGTCTGGGGTCTGCGGCTCGATCCGCAACTGACCGAGCAACCCTTGCGGCCGGGCGATAAACCCGTCACCGCGGCCATCGCCGATTCGGTGACCACGACCGCCGACACGGACGTTTCGCTGAAGGGGCACGCGCAACTGCGGCGTTACGCGTCGATCGTCAAAGGCGATGCGCTGCACTACGACGTCGATACCGACAAGGCCGACGCCTACGGACAGGTGCGGCTGGTCGACAACGGCAATGTGTTCGATGGACCGGACGCGCATTTCTACGTCGAAGCGAATGAAGGCTATATCAGCGTACCGAAGTACCGGTTTCATCTGACGGGCGGGTGGGGAAGCGCTCAACGCGCGGACCTGGTCGACAACGAGCGCACGGTCGTTCATCACGGTACGTACAGCACGTGTCAATGCGAGTCGGAGCCCGCGTGGTATCTGAAGGCATCCGAATTCGATATCGACACCGGCAACGACGAAGGGATTGCGCACAACGGCGTGCTCTTCTTTCAGGGCGTGCCGCTGCTGGCGAGTCCGTGGCTGTCGTTTCCATTGTCCGGCGCGCGGCGCAGTGGCCTCCTGCCGCCCACGTTCTCGATCAGTTCGACCAACGGCATCGACGTCGCGTTGCCGTACTACTTCAACCTCGCGCCGAACTACGATCTCACCCTGACGCCTCGCATCATGTCGAAGCGAGGCGAAATGTTGACGGCGGACTATCGCTATCTGCAACCGAACGATTCGGGAACGATCTCGCTCGCATGGTTGCCCCATGATGCGATCACCAAAACCGACCGCTACTCGATTGCGCTGAAGCAGAACTGGAATTTCGGCTCGGGCTTCGGTGCTTACGTCAACTACAACCGGGTGTCGGACTCGACGGTGGTGACCGATCTCGCGTCGGGCGTCGCGTTTCCGACGGGGTCCACCACGCTGTATCAGCAGGAAGCGGGCTTGACTTACTCGGACGGGCCGTGGAGCGTGCTGGCGCGCGAGCAGCGTTGGCAGGCCTTCACAAGCGACTCGACCTATAACCGCGAACCGCAGGTCAATGTCAAATACGCGCGCTATAACGTGGGAGGCTTCGACTTCGGCGCCGAAACGGACGCGACGCGCTTCACGATTTCGTCAGCGGATGCGACGCAAGGCAGCCGCTTCGTTTTCAACCCTTACGTCAGCTATCCGATCGAGCGTCCCGGCTGGTTTATCACGCCGAAGCTCGCCTGGCATTTCGCTGCCTACGACCTGACGACGATCGGATCGGATGCGCCCGCCGGGCAGCCCAAGACGTTCGACGTCAACGTGCCGACCTTCACGCTCGATTCGGGCCTGCGCTTTGAGCGAAGCGTGCGGCTCTTCGGGCAGTCGTACATCCAGACGCTCGAACCGCGGCTGTTCTATGTGTACACGCCTTACCGCAATCAGTCGTACGCGCCACTGTTCGATACGGCGACGGCCGATTTCGGGCTGGCGGAGCTGTTCATGCCCAACAGCTTTGTCGGCAATGACCGGGTGTCCGACGCCAACCGCGTTACGGCGGCACTGACGACGCGTTTCATCGATGCCGCGAGCGGCGACGAGCGATCGCGTTTCGTCCTTGCGGAGCAGTACGATTTCCGCACGCCCCGCGTGACCCTCAACACCGACGACGCAGTCGGCACCGTTGCGCGCACGGCCGTGATTGCCGGTGCGTCGTACAAGCTGGGCGCGGGTTTTTCAGCGGAACAGGCGGTGGAGTACAGTCAGGCCAACCACTATCTGACGAATGCGGAAGCCGGCTTTGGCTGGTCGCCGGCTTCACGGCAGGTGTTGAACGTCGCGTATCGCTACACGCGCGCCAACAGCACGCTCGACTATCAACCGGTCAATCAGTTCATCGTCTCCGAGCAATGGCCGCTCATGCGCAACGTTGTCAGTGTCGCGCGTGTCAACTACGACATGAGCGCCCATCGGCTGATCGCGGGCCTGCTGGGACTTCAATACGACGCGGATTGCTGGTCGCTTGGCGTGGCGTTCGAGAAATACACCAACGCCACCAGCTCGACCACGTCGCCCAGCACCGGCACGCGCGTGTTGATGCAACTTCAGCTCAAAGGCTTTTCGCAGGTCGATAACGGTCTGCTCAATCAGTTTCGCGCGAATGTGCCGGGTTATACACCGGCGACAACGGAAACCGAACCGACATCCCGGTTTAGCGATTATCCGTAA
- a CDS encoding Lrp/AsnC family transcriptional regulator, with translation MSSDSKLDRIDLRILSQLQKKGRITNVELADAVGLSPSPCLIRVKRLEKAGYIIGYGAQIQLEKLGDVQIVFTEVTLADHRREDFIKFVNAIKDVDEIVECHLASGGYDYLLKFVTRSVSHYQSIIEGLLERDIGIEKYFSYVIIKSPFVKSHYPLETLFSQNHS, from the coding sequence ATGAGCAGCGACAGCAAGCTAGACCGAATTGACCTGCGCATACTTTCCCAGTTGCAGAAGAAAGGCCGCATAACCAACGTCGAGCTTGCCGACGCGGTCGGCTTGTCGCCCAGTCCTTGCCTGATCCGGGTCAAGCGCCTGGAGAAGGCCGGCTACATCATCGGTTACGGCGCGCAGATCCAGCTCGAAAAGCTCGGCGACGTCCAGATCGTGTTTACCGAAGTCACGCTTGCCGATCATCGGCGGGAAGACTTCATCAAGTTCGTGAACGCGATCAAGGACGTCGACGAGATCGTCGAGTGCCATCTGGCGAGCGGCGGCTATGACTACCTGCTGAAGTTCGTCACGCGCAGCGTGAGCCACTACCAAAGCATCATCGAGGGACTGCTCGAACGCGATATCGGCATCGAGAAGTACTTCAGCTACGTCATCATCAAGTCGCCGTTCGTGAAGAGTCACTATCCGCTCGAAACGCTGTTCTCGCAGAATCACAGCTAG
- the bamA gene encoding outer membrane protein assembly factor BamA has product MKLQVLTSRIAGALSLAGVALTSGSAHAAQPFVVQDIRIEGLKRVEPGTVFAYLPIKQGATFSDDKASEAIRALYATGFFNDVNISTEGNVVIVHVQERPAVGTIDFAGIHEFDKENLTKALSAVGLSQGRYYDKALVDRSEQELKRQYLTRGYYAAEVTTTITPIDRNRVAVLFSVVEGPSAKIRQINFIGNDVFSTDTLRDEMQMSTPNWFSWYTKNDLYAKDKLTGDLERIRSYYLNRGYLEFNIESTQVSLTPDKKEMYLTVALHEGEPYTVSSIKLAGNLLDREAELTKLLNIKPGERFSAEKLQATTKAIVDKLGEYGYAFATVNAQPQIDQQHHKVDLTLQVDPSRRVYVRHINVVGNTRTRDEVVRREMRQLESSWFDSNRLALSKDRVNRLGYFTDVDVTTVPVEGSQDQVDVDVKVSEKPTGAITLGAGFSSTDKVVLSAGISQDNVFGSGTSLALNVNTAKTYRTLTLTQTDPYFTVDGIKRITDVYYRTSYPLYYYTDTSFRIITVGADLKFGIPFSEADTVYFGAGLEQNRLSIDSSTPQSYKDYVAEFGSVVNNVPLTAGWARDNRDSALVPSRGYFVQANGEVGTPAGNTEYYKADVQAQYYYSFSRGFILGLNLQGGYGNGFAGKAYPIFKNYYAGGIGSVRGYESGSLGPTDKTTGDPIGGSRMVVANVEMTFPLPGSGWDRTLRIFTFMDAGNVWGNEGNSTGANGLRYSYGAGLEWISPIGPLKLSLGFPLIKHSTDKYQKFQFQIGTSF; this is encoded by the coding sequence ATGAAACTTCAAGTTTTAACGAGCCGCATCGCCGGCGCACTCTCGCTCGCCGGTGTCGCGCTGACCAGCGGTTCTGCCCACGCCGCGCAGCCGTTCGTGGTGCAAGACATCCGGATCGAGGGATTGAAGCGCGTCGAACCCGGCACCGTGTTCGCCTACCTGCCCATCAAGCAGGGCGCCACGTTTAGCGACGATAAGGCTTCCGAAGCCATCCGCGCGCTATACGCCACGGGCTTCTTTAACGACGTCAACATCTCGACAGAAGGCAATGTCGTCATCGTTCACGTTCAGGAGCGTCCGGCGGTCGGCACGATCGACTTCGCCGGCATTCACGAGTTCGACAAGGAAAACCTGACGAAAGCGCTCAGTGCGGTCGGACTCTCGCAAGGCCGTTACTACGACAAGGCGCTGGTCGATCGATCCGAGCAGGAGCTGAAGCGCCAATACCTGACGCGCGGCTACTATGCCGCCGAAGTCACCACCACGATCACGCCGATTGACCGCAACCGGGTCGCGGTGCTGTTTTCCGTCGTGGAAGGCCCGAGCGCGAAAATCCGCCAGATCAACTTCATCGGCAACGACGTTTTCAGCACGGACACGTTGCGCGACGAAATGCAGATGTCCACGCCGAACTGGTTCTCGTGGTACACGAAGAACGACCTGTACGCGAAAGACAAGCTGACCGGGGACCTGGAACGCATTCGCTCGTACTATCTGAACCGCGGCTATCTGGAGTTCAACATCGAGTCGACCCAGGTATCGCTCACGCCGGACAAGAAGGAGATGTACCTCACGGTCGCGCTGCATGAGGGCGAGCCGTACACGGTTTCGTCGATCAAGCTCGCGGGCAACCTGCTCGATCGCGAAGCCGAGCTGACGAAGCTGCTCAATATCAAACCGGGCGAGCGTTTCTCCGCGGAAAAACTGCAAGCCACCACCAAGGCGATCGTCGACAAACTCGGCGAATACGGCTATGCGTTCGCCACCGTCAACGCGCAGCCGCAGATCGATCAGCAACACCACAAGGTCGACCTGACGCTGCAAGTGGATCCGAGCCGCCGCGTGTACGTGCGTCACATCAACGTGGTCGGCAACACGCGCACGCGCGACGAGGTGGTGCGCCGCGAAATGCGCCAGCTCGAAAGCTCGTGGTTCGATTCGAATCGCCTCGCGCTGTCGAAGGACCGGGTCAACCGTCTCGGCTACTTCACCGATGTCGACGTCACCACGGTGCCGGTGGAAGGCTCGCAGGACCAGGTCGACGTGGACGTCAAGGTGAGCGAAAAACCGACTGGCGCGATTACCTTGGGCGCGGGCTTTTCGTCCACGGACAAGGTGGTGTTGTCGGCCGGGATTTCGCAGGACAACGTGTTCGGTTCGGGCACCAGCCTCGCCTTGAACGTGAACACCGCGAAGACCTATCGCACGCTGACGCTGACGCAAACCGATCCGTACTTCACGGTGGACGGCATCAAGCGGATCACCGACGTCTACTACCGAACCTCCTATCCCCTTTACTACTATACCGACACGAGTTTCCGGATCATCACGGTCGGCGCGGACCTGAAGTTCGGCATTCCCTTCTCCGAAGCCGACACCGTTTACTTCGGCGCCGGCCTCGAACAGAACCGGCTCTCCATCGATTCTTCCACGCCGCAGAGCTACAAGGACTACGTAGCCGAATTCGGCAGCGTGGTGAACAACGTGCCGCTCACGGCGGGCTGGGCCCGGGACAATCGCGACAGTGCGTTGGTGCCTAGCCGGGGCTACTTCGTGCAAGCCAATGGTGAAGTGGGCACGCCGGCCGGCAACACCGAGTACTACAAGGCGGACGTTCAGGCGCAGTATTACTATTCCTTCTCGCGCGGCTTCATTCTCGGCCTGAATCTTCAGGGCGGCTACGGCAACGGCTTTGCCGGAAAGGCCTATCCGATCTTCAAGAATTACTACGCGGGCGGTATCGGCTCGGTACGCGGCTACGAATCGGGTTCGCTCGGCCCGACCGACAAGACGACCGGCGATCCGATCGGCGGCTCGCGCATGGTCGTGGCCAATGTCGAGATGACGTTTCCGTTGCCGGGCAGCGGCTGGGACCGGACACTGCGCATCTTCACGTTCATGGACGCGGGCAACGTCTGGGGCAACGAAGGCAACAGTACGGGCGCCAACGGCTTGCGGTACAGCTACGGCGCGGGTCTCGAGTGGATTTCACCGATTGGCCCACTCAAGCTGTCGCTTGGCTTCCCGCTTATCAAACACTCCACCGACAAGTACCAGAAATTCCAGTTTCAGATCGGCACATCGTTCTGA
- a CDS encoding aspartate aminotransferase family protein encodes MPIHSLIEADRKHLIHPVINYRQHEARGVTVLESASGAFLRDAAGNELLDAFSGLWCVNVGYGQQSIVDVATEQMKKLPYATSYFHFGSAPAIELAQKLVEVSPASLQHVYFTLGGSDAVDSAIRFITHYFNATGRPSKKHIIALQRGYHGSSTMGAGLTALPAFHRNFDLPLPTQHHLPSPYAYRNDFASDAALIAASVAALEAKVAELGADNVAAFFCEPIQGSGGVVVPPVGWLKAMRESCRKLGILFVADEVITGFGRTGPLFACQGENVEPDLMTVAKGLTAGYAPMGAVLMSDEIYQGIADGDAEAIVGHGHTYSAHPVSAAIGLEVLRLYHEGGLLANGVARGPRFARGLDALLAHPLVGDSRHRGLLGALELVSDKDTKAGFDPSLKLSERIAAAAYENRLIFRAFGDNILGFAPALSYTEAEFDLMFERLEKTLDDVLAQADVRAALKVKIHAAAC; translated from the coding sequence ATGCCGATTCATTCGCTCATCGAAGCCGACCGCAAGCATCTGATTCACCCCGTCATCAACTACCGTCAGCACGAAGCCCGCGGCGTCACCGTGCTCGAGTCCGCCAGTGGCGCGTTCCTGCGCGACGCGGCCGGCAACGAGCTGCTCGACGCCTTCTCCGGCCTCTGGTGCGTCAATGTGGGCTACGGCCAGCAAAGCATTGTCGACGTCGCCACTGAGCAGATGAAGAAACTGCCCTACGCGACCAGCTATTTCCATTTCGGCTCGGCTCCGGCGATCGAACTGGCGCAAAAGCTGGTGGAGGTATCGCCCGCTTCGCTGCAACACGTGTATTTCACGCTCGGCGGGTCCGATGCCGTCGATTCGGCCATCCGTTTCATCACGCACTACTTCAACGCGACCGGGCGGCCGTCGAAGAAGCACATCATCGCGCTGCAACGCGGCTACCACGGCTCCTCGACGATGGGCGCGGGGCTCACCGCGCTGCCCGCGTTTCACCGCAATTTCGATCTGCCGCTGCCGACCCAGCATCATCTGCCGTCGCCGTACGCGTACCGCAACGATTTCGCCAGCGACGCCGCCTTGATCGCCGCCTCGGTGGCCGCGCTCGAAGCGAAGGTGGCCGAACTCGGCGCGGACAACGTCGCGGCCTTCTTCTGCGAACCGATCCAGGGCTCGGGCGGCGTAGTCGTGCCGCCGGTCGGCTGGTTGAAAGCAATGCGCGAAAGCTGCCGCAAGCTCGGCATTCTGTTCGTCGCCGATGAAGTCATCACCGGTTTCGGACGCACGGGTCCGTTGTTCGCGTGCCAGGGCGAAAACGTCGAACCGGACCTGATGACGGTGGCGAAGGGGTTGACCGCCGGCTATGCGCCGATGGGCGCCGTGCTGATGTCTGACGAAATCTACCAGGGTATCGCCGACGGCGACGCCGAGGCGATCGTCGGCCACGGCCATACGTATTCGGCGCATCCGGTCAGCGCGGCGATCGGTCTCGAAGTGCTGCGCCTGTACCACGAAGGCGGCCTGCTCGCGAACGGCGTGGCGCGCGGCCCGCGTTTCGCCCGCGGCCTCGACGCTTTGCTCGCGCATCCGCTGGTGGGCGACTCGCGCCATCGCGGCCTGCTCGGCGCGCTCGAACTGGTCTCGGACAAAGACACCAAGGCCGGTTTCGATCCATCGCTGAAACTGTCCGAGCGGATCGCAGCTGCGGCGTATGAAAACCGCCTGATCTTCCGCGCCTTCGGCGACAATATTCTCGGCTTTGCACCGGCGCTGTCGTACACCGAGGCCGAGTTCGATCTGATGTTCGAACGCCTCGAAAAAACCCTCGACGACGTTCTGGCGCAAGCCGATGTCCGGGCCGCGCTGAAGGTCAAGATTCATGCCGCTGCGTGCTAG
- a CDS encoding GNAT family N-acetyltransferase has protein sequence MSDSITYRRFTHDDIAAAHALTVELKWPHRADDWRFVALLGVGFVAEDASGVIGTALCWKYGADRASLGMVIVSPEQQGRGIGRKLMELVLEELGGRVTFLHATTAGQPLYEKLGFRAVGTLDQHQGAAFQPPLVSLPPGERLRPLGSSDTARLVELASQASGLDRGEVLPALLSAADGIALDRDGELVGFALFRRFGRGFAIGPVVAPESEDSSRAKALISHWLALNEGVFVRIDTPGESGLTEWLEQLGLPRVDTVVKMVRHAAPADLAASGNAGTRGAAGKNAPYLQYGIINQAIC, from the coding sequence GTGTCCGATTCGATTACCTACAGACGCTTTACCCACGACGACATCGCCGCCGCGCACGCGCTGACGGTCGAGCTCAAATGGCCGCATCGCGCGGACGACTGGAGATTCGTGGCGCTGCTGGGCGTGGGTTTCGTCGCGGAAGATGCGAGCGGCGTGATCGGCACGGCGTTGTGCTGGAAATACGGCGCCGACCGCGCCTCGCTGGGAATGGTGATCGTCTCCCCCGAGCAGCAGGGGCGCGGCATCGGCAGGAAACTGATGGAGCTGGTGCTGGAAGAACTCGGCGGCCGGGTCACGTTTTTGCACGCCACCACCGCCGGCCAGCCTTTGTATGAAAAGCTCGGCTTTCGCGCGGTCGGCACGCTCGATCAGCATCAGGGCGCCGCCTTCCAGCCGCCCCTGGTTTCGTTGCCGCCCGGCGAACGCCTGCGCCCGCTCGGTTCGAGCGATACGGCGCGGCTGGTCGAACTGGCCTCGCAGGCAAGCGGCCTGGACCGAGGAGAAGTCTTGCCGGCACTATTGAGCGCCGCCGACGGCATCGCCCTCGACCGCGACGGCGAACTGGTCGGCTTTGCCCTGTTTCGCCGCTTCGGCCGGGGCTTTGCGATCGGACCGGTGGTCGCGCCCGAGTCGGAGGATTCGAGCCGCGCCAAAGCGCTGATCAGCCACTGGCTCGCGCTGAACGAAGGCGTGTTCGTGCGCATCGATACGCCGGGAGAGAGCGGGCTGACCGAATGGCTGGAACAGTTGGGGCTGCCGCGCGTGGATACGGTCGTCAAAATGGTTCGGCATGCGGCGCCCGCCGACCTTGCGGCTTCAGGCAATGCCGGCACCCGTGGCGCCGCCGGCAAGAACGCGCCCTATCTGCAATACGGCATCATCAATCAGGCGATCTGCTGA
- a CDS encoding winged helix-turn-helix domain-containing protein — protein sequence MTISLLVVEPDQAVRDQLRFHLHKNQIALSVLYSAAQLVSRVELECPSAILLRAESPMSEAREALRQLRLAGYDMPIFVQSTSDEVVDKIVAFELGADDYVVDPVDPYELTARIKRAVQRCNRSLCDAPEIREKVVFGSYQIDFATRRLLKDGCEISLRSGEFALLKLFASNPMRILTRSMVNSQLGRAESQKASLDVAVCRLRGVIEDDPSNPRFIQTLRGRGYMFVPSLE from the coding sequence ATGACGATCAGCCTTCTTGTAGTCGAACCGGATCAAGCCGTCCGGGACCAGTTGCGCTTTCACCTTCACAAGAATCAGATCGCGCTCTCAGTGCTGTACAGCGCGGCTCAGCTTGTCAGCCGGGTGGAACTGGAGTGTCCGTCAGCGATTCTGTTGCGTGCGGAGTCGCCGATGAGCGAGGCGCGAGAAGCGCTCCGGCAACTGCGGTTAGCGGGCTACGACATGCCCATCTTCGTACAGAGCACCTCCGACGAGGTCGTCGACAAAATCGTCGCCTTCGAGTTGGGTGCGGATGACTATGTCGTCGACCCCGTCGATCCATACGAACTGACCGCCAGGATCAAGCGTGCCGTGCAACGCTGCAACCGGTCGCTTTGCGACGCGCCGGAAATTCGTGAGAAGGTCGTGTTCGGCAGCTATCAGATAGACTTCGCTACGCGGCGTCTGCTCAAGGACGGCTGCGAAATCTCGCTGCGCTCCGGTGAGTTTGCCTTGCTCAAGCTGTTCGCCAGCAACCCGATGCGAATCCTGACGCGCTCGATGGTCAACAGTCAGCTAGGAAGAGCGGAGAGCCAGAAGGCCAGTCTGGATGTTGCGGTCTGCCGCTTGCGCGGCGTGATAGAGGACGATCCGTCCAATCCCAGGTTTATTCAAACCTTGCGCGGACGAGGCTATATGTTCGTACCGTCGCTCGAGTAG
- a CDS encoding 2-hydroxyacid dehydrogenase: MAFLYKADPARGAQWAKLFAQKAPNLPFHVWPDLGDPAAIRYLAAWQPPEDPTRTFPNLEIVFSVGAGIDQFDLSGVPAHIPVVRMIEPGIIEGMIEYVTQAVLTIHRDLFDYGLQQQQQVWREVPAKPASARRIGVLGLGVLGTAVLEKLRLFGFACAGWSRSPREIEGVDCYAGEGGLDAFLARTDILICLLPLTPATRGLLDADLFAKLPRGASLIQTGRGPHLNQPDLLAALDSGQLHNAILDVTDPEPLPAGHPLWTHPRVRITPHIASATRPESAVDVVLENLRRHREGLPMLGQVDRAQGY, from the coding sequence ATGGCCTTCCTTTATAAAGCCGACCCGGCGCGCGGCGCGCAATGGGCCAAACTCTTCGCGCAGAAAGCACCGAACCTGCCGTTCCACGTCTGGCCCGATCTCGGCGACCCGGCCGCGATCCGCTACCTCGCCGCCTGGCAGCCGCCGGAGGACCCCACCCGCACCTTCCCGAACCTCGAGATCGTGTTCTCGGTCGGCGCGGGCATCGACCAGTTCGACCTGTCAGGCGTGCCAGCCCATATCCCGGTCGTGCGGATGATCGAGCCGGGCATTATTGAAGGGATGATCGAGTACGTCACGCAAGCCGTGCTGACGATCCATCGCGATCTGTTCGACTATGGTCTCCAGCAACAGCAGCAGGTCTGGCGCGAAGTGCCCGCCAAGCCGGCCAGCGCACGCCGCATCGGCGTGCTGGGGCTCGGCGTGCTGGGCACCGCCGTGCTGGAAAAGCTGCGGCTCTTCGGCTTTGCCTGCGCGGGGTGGAGCCGTTCGCCGCGCGAGATCGAGGGCGTCGATTGCTATGCGGGTGAAGGCGGGCTGGATGCGTTTCTTGCCCGCACCGACATCCTGATCTGCCTGTTGCCGCTCACGCCCGCCACACGCGGCCTGCTCGATGCCGATCTGTTCGCGAAGCTGCCGCGCGGCGCGTCGCTGATTCAAACGGGACGCGGTCCGCATCTGAATCAGCCCGATCTGCTCGCGGCCCTGGACAGCGGCCAGTTGCACAACGCTATTCTCGACGTCACCGATCCCGAGCCGCTGCCCGCCGGTCATCCGTTGTGGACGCACCCACGTGTGCGCATCACGCCCCATATCGCCAGCGCAACGCGGCCCGAGAGCGCGGTCGACGTGGTGCTCGAGAATCTGCGCCGCCATCGCGAAGGCCTGCCGATGCTCGGCCAAGTTGACCGGGCGCAGGGATATTGA
- a CDS encoding aldehyde dehydrogenase family protein: protein MDSFNPDDVAIRSGHFIGGEYVDASERGGEHGGQHGGERRIEVARPSDGVIYASVPLAGAGMVDRAVENAWQAFRTSGWARMAPRERAKILRRFAELVEADAPYLGRLEALGSTRPIAQAIGWDVPFTAEGIRFYAEFADKLGGDVAATDHDHLGMTIAEPYGVIGAIAPWNFPLVMASWKIAPALAAGNAVVLKPSEMTPFSALRLAELAVQAGVPAGIFNVIQGDGRVTGDELVRHPKISKVTFTGSTRTGAAIMAACANSGTKPVTLELGGKSPQIVFADAPRLDDVARRIAGAITGNAGQVCVAGSRLLVERSLAEPLAERIGKVFAELKPGATWAAGTTLSPIISAPQAARIEGIVGRTLEAGATLRFGGVRADSGAAGASSGAFYTPTLLTDVTAHSEAVREEVFGPVLTLQTFDTEEEALALAQHPEYGLAAGVHTADLGRALRFVRGLEAGTVWVNRYGRTSDFMIPTGGYKRSGIGKDLGRQAYEANLRFKSVLIDLRP from the coding sequence ATGGACAGCTTCAATCCGGACGACGTCGCGATTCGCAGCGGGCATTTCATCGGCGGCGAGTATGTCGACGCGAGCGAGCGCGGCGGTGAACATGGCGGCCAGCACGGCGGCGAGCGTCGCATCGAGGTGGCGCGCCCTTCTGACGGCGTGATCTACGCCTCCGTTCCGCTGGCCGGCGCCGGGATGGTGGACCGCGCGGTGGAGAACGCCTGGCAGGCTTTCAGAACAAGCGGCTGGGCGCGCATGGCGCCGCGTGAGCGAGCGAAGATCCTGCGCCGTTTTGCCGAGCTGGTCGAAGCCGACGCGCCGTACCTGGGCCGTCTGGAAGCGCTCGGTTCGACGCGACCGATTGCTCAGGCGATTGGCTGGGACGTGCCGTTCACCGCCGAAGGCATCCGCTTCTATGCCGAGTTCGCCGACAAGCTGGGTGGCGACGTGGCCGCGACCGATCACGACCACCTCGGCATGACGATCGCCGAGCCGTACGGCGTGATCGGGGCCATCGCGCCATGGAATTTCCCGCTGGTGATGGCGTCGTGGAAGATCGCGCCCGCTCTGGCGGCGGGCAACGCCGTCGTGCTGAAGCCATCGGAGATGACGCCGTTCTCGGCGTTGCGGCTCGCCGAGCTGGCCGTTCAGGCGGGCGTGCCGGCCGGCATCTTCAACGTGATTCAGGGCGACGGCCGTGTCACCGGCGACGAGCTGGTGCGCCATCCGAAGATCAGCAAGGTGACCTTCACCGGTTCCACACGCACGGGCGCCGCGATCATGGCGGCCTGCGCCAACAGCGGCACCAAGCCGGTCACGCTCGAACTGGGCGGCAAGAGCCCGCAAATCGTGTTCGCCGACGCCCCGCGTCTCGACGACGTGGCGCGGCGGATCGCCGGCGCCATCACCGGCAATGCGGGCCAGGTGTGCGTGGCGGGCTCGCGGCTGCTGGTCGAGCGAAGCCTGGCGGAGCCGCTTGCCGAGCGCATCGGCAAGGTCTTCGCCGAGTTGAAACCCGGTGCGACGTGGGCTGCCGGCACTACGCTGTCGCCGATCATCTCGGCGCCACAGGCGGCGCGCATCGAAGGGATCGTGGGACGCACGCTGGAGGCGGGCGCGACGCTGCGCTTCGGCGGCGTGCGGGCGGATAGCGGGGCGGCCGGTGCATCGAGTGGCGCGTTCTATACCCCCACCTTGCTCACGGACGTCACCGCCCACTCCGAAGCCGTGCGCGAAGAAGTGTTCGGCCCCGTGCTGACGCTGCAGACCTTCGATACCGAAGAAGAAGCGCTCGCGCTCGCCCAGCATCCCGAGTATGGCCTTGCGGCCGGCGTGCATACCGCGGACCTCGGCCGGGCGCTGCGCTTCGTGCGCGGCCTCGAAGCGGGCACGGTCTGGGTCAACCGCTACGGCCGCACCTCCGATTTCATGATCCCTACCGGCGGCTACAAGCGCTCCGGCATCGGCAAGGACCTCGGCCGCCAGGCTTACGAAGCGAACCTGCGCTTCAAGAGCGTGCTGATCGACCTGCGGCCTTGA